One Primulina huaijiensis isolate GDHJ02 chromosome 8, ASM1229523v2, whole genome shotgun sequence genomic region harbors:
- the LOC140982339 gene encoding uncharacterized protein, with protein MFLLLVVIGTAAFGYASKGSTSSNPGMTWVSNEKALASPFKFRKLKDEMDPRVSNDASEINLEDYRPIDPVPSSKASIRPGPVQHGTPLMPYIPKPEPSPPPSQLKHGGHP; from the exons ATGTTTTTGCTGTTGGTGGTGATCGGAACTGCTGCTTTTGGTTACGCCAGTAAAGGGAGTACCTCCTCAAATCCTG GTATGACTTGGGTGAGCAATGAGAAAGCACTGGCATCTCCTTTCAAATTTAGAAAACTTAAG GATGAAATGGATCCTCGGGTCTCAAATGATGCCAGCGAAATCAACTTGGAAGATTATCGTCCTATCGATCCAGTTCCGAGTTCGAAGGCTTCCATTCGACCCGGACCTGTCCAGCATGGTACCCCGTTGATGCCATACATCCCCAAACCAGAACCTTCTCCTCCTCCCTCTCAACTCAAGCATGGTGGGCATCCTTAG
- the LOC140983225 gene encoding LOB domain-containing protein 37-like, with protein sequence MSCNGCRVLRRGCSDQCILRPCLDWIETPQAQANATLFVSKFFGRSDLMSFISAVPQHSRPALFQSLLFEACGRSVNPVNGAVGLLSTGNWNICQAAVETVLSGGSLRPFPAGILPSKADKDQLGAKLLVHGTNGIAITEYPPWGGGGENTASFGSGLSELSPKIGRDKFKKKVGNKEPKLLNLFA encoded by the exons ATGAGCTGCAATGGCTGCAGAGTTCTGAGGAGAGGTTGCAGCGACCAATGCATACTAAGGCCGTGTTTGGATTGGATCGAAACCCCACAAGCCCAAGCCAACGCGACCCTCTTCGTTTCAAAATTCTTCGGCCGCAGCGACCTCATGTCCTTCATTTCTGCCGTCCCTCAACACAGTAGACCCG CTCTGTTTCAATCTCTGCTGTTTGAGGCATGTGGGCGTTCCGTGAACCCAGTGAACGGGGCGGTGGGGCTGTTGTCAACCGGGAATTGGAACATCTGCCAAGCGGCAGTGGAGACAGTTCTCTCCGGCGGATCTCTGAGGCCGTTTCCCGCCGGAATCCTGCCTTCGAAAGCTGACAAAGATCAATTAGGTGCTAAACTCCTAGTGCATGGAACCAACGGCATCGCCATCACGGAATATCCACCATGGGGTGGCGGCGGAGAGAACACGGCATCGTTCGGGTCCGGATTATCCGAATTATCACCGAAAATAGGAAGAGATAAGTTTAAGAAGAAGGTTGGTAACAAAGAGCCAAAGCTACTCAACCTTTTTGCATAA
- the LOC140982265 gene encoding zinc finger protein ZAT10-like, with protein MALEALNSPTAPNKSFHFDSNPSLSYLESWTKGKRSKRPRSVDERQEPTEEEYLALCLIMLARGGGGPSTASTSTSAATSQIIKHLQPLTRPPPLQPVKLVYKCSVCDKEFGSYQALGGHKASHRKLGGGDEQSTTSASATTATTTNSAAGSGKTHECSICHKRFPTGQALGGHKRCHYEGGAATNHATARAGSSGVTSSEGVGSTITHRDFDLNLPALPEFRPGFGSGIEDEAESPHPAKKSRLSLPLKMEIF; from the coding sequence ATGGCGCTTGAAGCTTTGAACTCACCCACCGCTCCTAACAAGTCGTTTCATTTCGACAGCAACCCCAGTTTAAGTTATCTTGAGTCTTGGACCAAAGGCAAGCGATCCAAGCGTCCGCGCAGTGTCGACGAACGTCAAGAGCCCACGGAGGAGGAGTACTTGGCTCTTTGTCTCATTATGCTCGCTCGTGGTGGTGGCGGACCATCTACTGCTTCTACTTCTACTTCTGCCGCTACATCACAGATTATTAAGCACTTACAGCCTCTGACTCGGCCTCCACCGCTTCAGCCGGTTAAATTGGTCTACAAGTGTTCCGTATGTGACAAGGAATTTGGGTCCTACCAAGCTTTGGGGGGGCACAAGGCCAGCCATCGCAAGCTTGGCGGTGGGGATGAGCAGTCAACTACCTCCGCCTCGGCCACCACCGCCACCACAACTAACTCTGCGGCGGGAAGCGGGAAGACCCACGAGTGCTCGATCTGCCACAAGCGCTTTCCCACAGGGCAGGCTTTGGGAGGCCACAAGCGATGCCACTACGAAGGCGGTGCGGCAACCAACCACGCCACCGCTCGTGCGGGAAGCAGCGGGGTGACGTCTTCGGAAGGTGTGGGCTCCACGATTACTCACAGGGACTTCGATTTGAACTTGCCAGCTTTGCCGGAATTCCGGCCGGGTTTCGGCTCCGGGATTGAAGACGAAGCAGAAAGCCCCCACCCCGCGAAGAAATCCCGCCTATCGCTGCCACTGAAGATGGAAATCTTTTGA